Below is a window of Bacteroidota bacterium DNA.
CAACGGCACAGCCTTGGGTTATCTCGAGTACAAGCAGCCGCGGCCCGTCAAAATGCGACAACACCGTAGTCAAGCCGGAAGTGGTAGCCCCCGGCACTACCATCCGCTCGGCGCTTGCGGGCACTTCGTACGGCAATCTCTCCGGAACATCAATGGCATCGCCGCATGTCGCGGGTGCATTGGCTCTGTTGCGCAGCGCAAATCCCGCGTTCACCTGCTCGGAGTTGAAGGAAGTTCTCTACAACACCGCAATTGACTACGGCGTTGTTGGGGAGGACAACACGTACGGCAACGGCTTTATTGATCTCTGGGCGGCTTTCCAGCAAATCTCTGTCGCCAATCCCCGCATCGAGGGGACGGTTGTTAATGCGTCAGGTGACACTCTTTCGGATGTGTCCGTGGAGAATATCACCACCGGCATCACCGTGAAGACGAACCAGCGGGGATTCTTCCGGTTCGTTCTGCAGGATACAGGCGTGTACAGGATTCGCTTCACGAAATTGGGATTCTTCACAACGATCGACACGGTTCAGGTGCCTCACGATTCAACCACGTATACTCGTAATATTACCCTGGCCTCAACTCCGCCCCCGGCGGTTGGCGTCAATCCTCCCTCCATCATTTTGAATATCTCGCACGGCGACAGCGCAACACGGACTCTGACGGTGAGCAACACCGGCATTTCAACAAGCCAGCTTGCATACAGTCTCAGCATCACCGGCGGCATCGGGGGACTTCTCGAGGATCCCGTCGGGACTTCGGCTTCGACGTTCAGTGGATCGAATTTGGTTCGGGGAAACCGCTACCAAGCCACACGCCGGACGACGCTGAAGGAAATCAAATCATATCACGTCATTGGCACATCTACGCAAATGCGCTTTGCCGTGTATGAAAGCAGCACGCCGACCGGTTCATACACCCGCATCTTCGACGGGCCTCCGGTAACTTCGGGGACGGGCACGGGCTTCTTTGGTTCGGGGCCAATAAGTGTTCAACTTGATTCGGGCAAATACTATTTGATCGGGGCGGGATGGCAGGGAAGCATAACGTATTACAACAGCACGTCATCGGCAACGCCGGTCGGGTTCGGGACTGCGTTGTCGGGGTTCACCGCCTCATATCCGCCGCCGGCGAGCATCACCATCAGCAGCACTACGACGGCTTTCTATCGGGGCGCCGTTGTTACAACGAGCGGCCAGTTCATCACCGTGACGAATGCGCAAGGCGATACGCTGGGAGGCGGTCTCAGCAGCGATCATACGGTGAAAGTCGTAACGCAATATCTCGATCCGGCAGGAGGGCCCTATTCGGGGCATATCGTGGTGACCTCGAACGATACGGCGCAGGCAACTGTGCTGATTCCCGTGTCGGTGGATTTTACGACCGGAGTTCCCGAACGGACGGGCATTCCCGCAACGTACGCGCTGCGTCAGAACTATCCCAATCCGTTCAATCCCTCCACAACCATCAACTTCGATTTGCCGGAGGCGTCTCACGTTTCACTCGTTGTGTTTGATGTGTTGGGAAGAAGAGTGGCGGAAGTTGCCAACGGTCAGTTCGATGCGGGATATCGTTCGGTTGTGTGGCAGGCGGGGAATCTCGCGAGCGGCGTTTACTTCGTCCGCTTCAATGTATCGGATGCAAAAGGACTCAACAGGTATTCGACGATCGCCAAGTTGATGTTGATGAAGTGAGTTTGAGTTTTTGGGATTGGGGGACACGACGGAGTCGTGTCCCTACACAAATCTCTCTGGTAGGTACGAATAAAAGCCCGGCACCCACTTACAGGCGAGCCGGGCTTTGGTTTCTCCAGTGAAAGGAACTGATTGCTTCTTTCCCAGCGTTCAGCGATATTTGTGCAAGGAGGATCGAAATGAAGTTTACTGTAACAATTACCCGCGACGAAGATGGCGTGTATATAGCTGAATGCCCCGCAATTCCAGGTTGCATAAGTCAGGGCAAAACGGAAGACGAAGCGCAGCGCAACATTCAGGATGCGATCAAAGAGTGCCTTGAAGTCCGTGCAGAAATGGGCATGCCACTCACTGTTATGACTCGACAAGTTGAGGTTGTGGTCTAATGCCCCCGATTCCTCTGCTTCGCCCACGGGATGTGATTAAGATCCTTGAGAAGTTCGGTTGGAACGCACAAAAAAGCCCGGTTCTTGCCGGGCTTTTTTGTCACAACAACTTTTCCTTCAACGCCTTTGCCACTGCCTCGCTGCGCGAGTGTACCTGCATTTTCTCGTAAATGTTCTTCATATGCGTGTCAATCGTGTAGTAGGCGAGAAAGAGTTTGTCGGCGATTTGCTTTTTGGTGAGGCCGTCAATCAGAAGCTTGAGGATTTCCTTCTCACGCGTCGTCAAGCCGTAGTCGGCTTCGGGGACGGTGAATTTGGTGAACATCGTCAGCACTTTGCGCGCAATTTGCGCATTCATTGGAGCGCCGCCCCCAACCACTTCCTTCACCGCCTGCACAATCTCCTCCGGCATTGCATTCTTCAGCAAGTAGCCGTTTGCCCCGGCGCAGATCGCATTGAACACTTCCTGATCTCCCTCCTTGATGGTAATGATAATGATGTCGGTTGCAGGGGAGATGGCTTTGATCCGTTTCACTCCTTCGATGCCGCTCATGCCCGGCAGCCCTATATCCATCAATACCACTTCGGGCGCGTACTCATCTTCCAGCGCCTTCAATGCTTCTTCTACAGACGAGAATGCCTGTTTGCACTCGAAGCCCGGCGTATCGCCGAGAAGCGAGCAGATCGCCGTTCTGAAAAATTCATCATCTTCAACAACCCAGAGGCTGATGGTATCAATGGTATTGATGAATTGTCGTTTTGCTGCCGCCATGTCAGAACATTATCTGTGTGAATCTGTGTAATTGGCTGTACACATTTATTCAGTCGGGATTCCGACGTACACTCCTGTTGTATCACCACCTTCTGCAAAGTTTGCAACCTCAACCCAACGGATGTGGGGCAAGCCGTCTTCATTCTGAACCTGCAGAACAGGCGGTCCGCCCACCGCAACAGTATTCGAGGCGAACGTGAATGTCCGGTGACGTTCCGGGGTTTCAAGATTCGATCTCCTCATGTTGCCGCTTCGGGACGAGTAAATCCCCCAGCCGATTGTCGGCGGGAGCTGGCCGCCTGCTTTGATGTTGAGATGGCCATTTTCGACCACCACAAGCAACAACCCGATTCCTTTCACTTCCTTCCGGATTGTCGTATCGGGAAGAATCTGGCGCGTGCTGAGCGGGAACGTAACCTGAAGCTGTCCCGGTGTTGGCTGCTGCTCTGCCGGCGTACAGCCGACGGCGATGAGCGTGGTTGACGCAACTGCGAGAAGGAGAACGACAAGCGAAGCTCTCATTGTACTTGCTCCTGAAAAGTGAAACGAACAGTGAACTAATGAACTCATTCCTGAGCGGAAACGCATACCGCGATTACGGTATTTTGAACGAAAGCTCCGTCGTGGTGCCTTTCCCGACCGAACTCATGATATTGATTTTTCCGCCCAATTTCTCTGCACGGCGGCGCAAGTTGTCGAGTCCGTGCCCCTTCTTAATCTTCTCTTCATCAAACCCGACTCCGTCATCGGCAATCGTCAGCAGAAAAATCTCTTTCTGAATCTGAACGCAAATGGAGATGTGGGAAGCCTTCGCGTGTTTGATGGTGTTGTTCAGAATCTCGCGGAAAATCATCAGGAGATTGTGCCGGAACTCCGCGCCGAGAATCTTGTGGCCGGTCTGCCCGTCTAAGCGTTTCTGAACGTGTATTCGGCCCGCGAGGAGCGTGACGCGGTATCTTCATCTTCAGAATCGTTGCATCTAACGTCATGTTCGGGGTTCACCCAGACGATGTTGCGCAACGCATCGGCCGCGCTGCGGGCGGCGGATGTTGCGGTAGCAAGATGGCCGGAGTCTTTCGTCTCTTCGGGCAATCGCCGCCGGACGACGTCAGTGATCATGGCGATGCTGCTCAGACTGCTGCCGATATCGTCATGCAAATCGCTTGCAATGCGGACACGCATCCGTTCCATCTCCAACAGTTTTGCAACACGGTAGTTGTAGATTGCCGCGCCGATGCCGATCAACACGCCTGCTGCGAGCAACCGGAACCACCATGTTTGCCACCATGGGGGATTGATGGTGATGGTGATACTGCTTCCTTCCGTGTTCCACACGCCGTGATTGTTCGAGCCGATTACGCGGAACACATACGTGCCGGGCTGCAAAGCGGGATAGCTCGCATAGCGGCGTGTTCCCGACTTCACCCATTCGTGGTCCAATTCCTCCATCTTGTACGCGTAGAGATTTCGAGAAGGATTGGTATAATCGAGGGAGGAGATGACGAACGAAAGGAAGTTCTCGTTATAGCCTAACGTGAACGAAGGATTCCGTTCTCCCGCCGAGAATGCCGCATACGGATTTTCGAAGATGTTGAAAGCAGAAACCACTACCGGCGGCGGATTGCCATTCTCAATAAGACTATCAGGGTGAAAGTAGCTGAGCCCGTGTTGACTTCCAAGATAGAACGTGCCGTCGGCCCCGGTGAAATGCGCATCAGTGAAATCATCACTCAAGAATCCGTCGTTCGAATCGAAGGTGATGAACGACTTGCGTTGCGGATTGAATTTGCAGATGCCGCGTGTTGTCACAAGCCAGAAGTTCTTGCGCGAGTCACGGAGAATAGAACGAATGTAATCCGAAGGCAATCCGTCGCTTCGGAAGTAGCGTGTGAAGCGCCCTGTGGCAGGGTCGAGGCTGTTCAGGCCGTTTGCCGTTCCAACCCAGATTCTTCCCGAAACATCTTCTTCAATTGCATACACTCTGTCGTTCGAAATGCTGTTTTGATCAGAGGGATGGTTGAAGTAGCGGGCGAATTTCATGGTCGAACGGTTCAACGCATTCAATCCGCCTCCTTCGGTTCCAATCCACAAAATTCCTTTGCTGTCTTCGAGTAACGTGCTCACCCGGTCGCTGCTCAGACTTGCCGAGTCGGCGGGATTGTTTTTGAATTGACGGAATCTTCCCGTTGCGGGGTTCAACATATTCAGTCCGCCTGAATGAACACCATCGGTCGAAGTCGCAATCCACAGCATTCCATCCGAAGTTTCGAGTATCTCATCAATCGCATTGCTGCTGATAGTTTCGCCCGACAGTTCGATGGAGAGAAATATCGCAAAGCGGTTCGTTCTTTGATCGAGCATTGCGAGTCCACTGCTTGCTGTTCCTACCCACAGGTTTCCGTTCCGGTCGATGCGGAGCGCGCTGACGTTGTCTTCCGGCAGACTGTGTGGATTGCGGGGCTCGTTCCGAAATCGTTTGACCGCGCCGGTTCGCATGTTCACGGCATCCAGCCCGCCGCCGAATGTCCCGACCCAGAGTGTTCCGCTTGCGTCTCCGGCAACCGACCAGACGGCTCCCTTGCTTATGCCCCCGTCTTGCACAGCATCGTGACGCAAGTGACGGATTGCCTGTTGACGTTCGGTGTTCAGTTTCGAGACGCCGCCCCCTTCCGTTCCAATCCACAAACCTCCCGCATTGTCGGTGAACATACAGCGAATCACATCACTGCTGAGGCTTGAAGTTTGTGCTGCGTCGGCAACGGATCGGGCAAACGTTCCCTTCAGCGGATCGAAGCGGAACACGCCCATCCCTTGCGTTCCAATCCAGAACGTCCTTTTCATTACTGTGTATGCTTCGCCCATCGCATAAACAGGAAAGGCAGATTGGGCAGAAGATCGCTGAGGCGAGAAGCGTGTAAACGTGCCGCGAGCCTCGTCGAATCTGTTCAGGCCGTTGTCGGTGCCCGCCCAAACGAATCCGTCGGCATCGACAAACAATGCTTTGACGCCGTTGTTGCTCAGAGATGAGAGGTCGGAAGGATTGTGCGTGAACCGTGTGAATCGTGTACGCGTCGGGTCGAGCATGCTCAGGCCGCCGTTTGCGGTCCCGATCCAGAGCCGTCCCGATTTGTCCTCCACCAGCGAGCGGATGTTGTTGTCGGCGGGACTGTTTGGGTCCGACGGGTCATGGCGGAAATGCGAGAACCGTCCCGTCAAAAGGTCGAGCCTGCTCAATCCGTCGAACCACGTCCCGATCCAAAGATTGCCGGAAGCGTCGCGGCAGATTGCTTTGATTTGGTTCGAGGCGATGCTGTTCGAGTCGGATGGATGATGGATGAACCGCTGGATTTTTTCTGTCGAGAGGGAAAGCCTGTTCAGTCCGCCGCTGAACGTGCCGATCCAAAGATTGCCGTCGCCGTCTTCACACAGCGCAAGGACGGCATCATCCGACAGGGAGTTGGTATCGGCGGGATTGTGCTTGAAGATGGTGAACTCATAGCCGTCGAAACGTGCAAGGCCGCCGCTCGTGCCGAACCAGATGAAGCCGCGGCTATCCTGCAGAATGGCATTGACATCGGAATGAGGAAGCCCGCGCTCGACCGAGATGCGGTGAAACGTCTGGGCAGGGAGAGTAGAGAAGACGACGAAGAATCCTGCCGCGAGGATGGCGCGCAGTATGTTCCCGGACTGCCCCCCGCGCCGGATAATCTGTACTCTCACATCTGTTTGCTTGTGGTATGAAAAGGAACCGGATTATCCTAACCAAACGAGCAACGAAAAGCAAGGCACGATGCTACGCATACCCATCATACCGCATCGTCTGGTTCACATCCCGGCGGAATCCCAACGAGGCGAGCAACGGGGCAAGGGGACTTGCAGCAGGTCTCTCGCTGTTGCAGTGCTCAACAACGATCTCTTTGAACGGACGAAGTCCGTCGGGAAGTTTGATGAGTGAGATGAACTGCTTCAATGCAGAAGTAACAACACCGGTTGCGGGTTCACCAATTGTGTGAAGTCGTGCGCCGTTGCCTTCAATCACGAGAACGGGCGTTCCGCGGTGAAACGCAATGTAGTTCGACGGAATGCGGGAGGGTTGAGGCTCGATGGAGAAGCCGCCGACTCCCGCGGGATTGGCCGGATCGCATGCGTTGACGAGAATCGCTTCTTCATCTCCGGCAACTCCGGCTCGCATTCTCCTCAGCGATTCGACGGCGGCGGGAAGCGCATACTGCATTCCCGACAATCCCTCCACAAAATATCCGCGCCGGATTTCTCCCCGCATTTCCATGCGCTGCAATTGCGCTGCAATCATCCCCCACGGAAGAAGTTCCTCTCGCTTGTAGAATTCTCTTGCGAGTATGCCGTAGCGATTCAACAGCAAAACCGCCTGCGCCTCGGCTTTTTCCTCCAACGTCAACTCTGCCCCCAACACGCCCGGCAGATGAACAAGCGACCATCTGCCGCTCCAGCCCGGCACCTGCTTTAACGCCCGCCGTACCGATTGCATTGCTTTGAATCTGTACGGATTGCGTCTTCCTGTTACGAGGTCAATCGGCTCCAACGGTTTCTCTTCGCCCGGCTTTGCAAAGCGTTTGACGGCGAGAAGTTCTGCAAACACGTCGTTGGTAACGAGGCCGTTCCAGAACAATTCGGCGATGCCGTTGTTGATGGCGTCGAGCGAAAGATGCGTGCCGCT
It encodes the following:
- a CDS encoding S8 family serine peptidase — protein: MKSIIYSFVILFTLGVANAQPLQRLDPLLAEKLAHLDETTPVAIIIVLADQVDVNTMGDAFKAARASKEVRHVQVVTALQQKAAATQGPILQHLAARQSAGSIIKYEPMWIVNMVFASATKQAVYELAERTDVEMIFEDGLLQLDEPVDSSPASPSSPGSAEPNLRAINANRLWDLGYTGQGTLVMNIDTGVNGVHPALASRWRGNQPGVLWYHAWHDQRVPASSVPLDYGSTKHGSHTMGIMMGLDPVTADTIGVAPSALWIASPTIDVGFSPHTSYTLKAFQWAADPDSNLATSDDVPDVISNSYQDPNVSATECSGAAGYWAAVDALEAMGTAVIWSAGNAGSGASTITPPKNRITTNVNFFAVGNLNTTTAQPWVISSTSSRGPSKCDNTVVKPEVVAPGTTIRSALAGTSYGNLSGTSMASPHVAGALALLRSANPAFTCSELKEVLYNTAIDYGVVGEDNTYGNGFIDLWAAFQQISVANPRIEGTVVNASGDTLSDVSVENITTGITVKTNQRGFFRFVLQDTGVYRIRFTKLGFFTTIDTVQVPHDSTTYTRNITLASTPPPAVGVNPPSIILNISHGDSATRTLTVSNTGISTSQLAYSLSITGGIGGLLEDPVGTSASTFSGSNLVRGNRYQATRRTTLKEIKSYHVIGTSTQMRFAVYESSTPTGSYTRIFDGPPVTSGTGTGFFGSGPISVQLDSGKYYLIGAGWQGSITYYNSTSSATPVGFGTALSGFTASYPPPASITISSTTTAFYRGAVVTTSGQFITVTNAQGDTLGGGLSSDHTVKVVTQYLDPAGGPYSGHIVVTSNDTAQATVLIPVSVDFTTGVPERTGIPATYALRQNYPNPFNPSTTINFDLPEASHVSLVVFDVLGRRVAEVANGQFDAGYRSVVWQAGNLASGVYFVRFNVSDAKGLNRYSTIAKLMLMK
- a CDS encoding type II toxin-antitoxin system HicB family antitoxin; the protein is MKFTVTITRDEDGVYIAECPAIPGCISQGKTEDEAQRNIQDAIKECLEVRAEMGMPLTVMTRQVEVVV
- a CDS encoding response regulator transcription factor, which encodes MAAAKRQFINTIDTISLWVVEDDEFFRTAICSLLGDTPGFECKQAFSSVEEALKALEDEYAPEVVLMDIGLPGMSGIEGVKRIKAISPATDIIIITIKEGDQEVFNAICAGANGYLLKNAMPEEIVQAVKEVVGGGAPMNAQIARKVLTMFTKFTVPEADYGLTTREKEILKLLIDGLTKKQIADKLFLAYYTIDTHMKNIYEKMQVHSRSEAVAKALKEKLL
- a CDS encoding ATP-binding protein, with the protein product MIFREILNNTIKHAKASHISICVQIQKEIFLLTIADDGVGFDEEKIKKGHGLDNLRRRAEKLGGKINIMSSVGKGTTTELSFKIP